In Rodentibacter haemolyticus, the DNA window CACAAAATTATCTTGAAGATTGGTGGAAACAAATTAATGAATGGAAAGCAAAAAACTGTTTGGATTTCGACCGCACTTCCGAGGTCATCAAACCTCAGCAAGTGATGGAAGCGGTATATCGCATCACCAATGGGGAAGCTTATATTGCCTCCGATGTAGGGCAGCATCAAATGTTTGCCGCCTTGCATTATCCTTTTGATAAACCACGTCGTTGGATCAATTCGGGCGGTTTAGGCACAATGGGCTTCGGCTTACCGGCGGCACTGGGGGCAAAATTGGCTCAACCGAATGCAACGGTAGTTTGCGTTACCGGTGATGGCAGTATTCAAATGAATATTCAAGAACTTTCAACTGCAACGCAATACGGTATTCCGGTAGTCGTAATTTGTCTGAATAACCATTTCTTAGGAATGGTGAAACAGTGGCAAGATTTAATTTATTCCGGTCGTCATTCCCAAACCTATATGAATTCACTGCCGGATTTTGTGAAATTGGCGGAATCTTATGGTCATGTAGGTATAAAAATCGCCACTGCGGATGAGTTGGAAAGCAAATTAAAAGAAGCCTTTAGTATTAAAAATCAACTTGTCTTTGTTGATATTAACGTAGATGAGACCGAGCACGTTTACCCAATGCAAGTGCGTGGCGGGGCGATGAATGAAATGATTTTAAGTAAACCGCAAGGGGAGAATAATAATGCGTAGAATTTTATCTGTTTTATTAGAAAATGAATCCGGGGCGTTATCACGCGTGGTGGGCTTATTTTCTCAACGTGCATTTAATATTGAAAGCCTCACCGTAGCTCCGACAGACGATCCGACTTTATCTCGAATGACGATTGAAGCAGTGGGAGATGAGCAGGTATTGGAACAAATTGAAAAGCAACTCCATAAATTAGTTGATGTATTCAAAGTGATTAGTTTAAGCGAGCACGAACACGTAGAACGTGAAGTAATGCTCCTTAAAGTTCGTGCAACAGGTCAATCACGTGATGAAATCAAACGTCTGGCAGATATTTTCCGTGGTCAGATCGTAGATGTAACACCAAAATCCTACACGATCCAGCTTACCGGCACCAAAGACAAACTTGATGCTTTTGTTGCCGCCGTGAAAGAAGAAACGACATTACTGGAAATCGTCCGTTCAGGGCTGATTAGTTTGTCCCGTGGTGAGAAGAATATGCTTTAATCATTTCTTTGAGAAAAATCCGTGCTGAAATTTATTAGTACGGATTTTTTTGTGTTAAATTTTTTGACAGTCACCGAAAAGGCGAATATAGTCGGGAAACAACTGAAAGTCGCAGTTTCTAGAATTTTGAAATAGCAAGCTAAGCTATTATCATTGTCGTTGAAAATACTAAAATAGGGATATTATTCCCTGTTTTTAACAAGAAAGTTGAGCCGAGCAATCGGGGGAATTTCTACAGGAAATACATTGAGATTTAATATTTATGAAAAATCTTTTAGTTGTGAGTACTTCACCTATTATGTGTGGAGTTCAGGTGGTTTTAGCAGAATATCTAAATATTCTAAATCAATATGAACAATATCATATTGATTTAGTTTATATGATGAATCGAGGAGATTTTAAACTTAATGAAATTCCTAAGGAAATTGATATTCATCAACTTATTACACCGATTGAAACGGAGTTTTTGATTTATATCGGAGAAACCTTAGATACACGAGATTTAGCCCATGAAAAAAGAGCATATTATCAGTCTTGGAGAAATGCACTAATTCAAAAATTAAATCAAGGATTGTTAGAGAAAATCAATAGTAAACTTTATCAAGCAATAATTGTGTTTAATAATGAAAGAGCGTCTTTTGATCATTTTCTTGAAAAGTTTGATATAAATTCCAAAATACCCGTTATTAGATGGGTTCACAGCTATGTTGATTTTACTTACTGGAATGAACATAATCGTTATGTCTTAAATAAATATCAACATATTTTTGGTATTTGTGATGAGATGCAGACGGCGATTTCTGCTAAATTAGCTGAAATAGGCGTAACTCAAACACAGGTTCATTCTCTCTATAATCCTGTAAAAATAGAAAATATTAAAGAAAAGGCAAAACAGTATTGTATTGAAGATTCGGAATTACTTACTGATGATTTTATTGTGGAAGTATGTCGTTTAGATGAGGGGCAAAAAAATCTAATTCAGTTAATTAATATATTTTCAACTTTAAAACAAAAAGGGGTTAAGGAAAAATTATATATTATAGGAGATGGTCCTTCTAAAGCATTGTTACAACAGCATATTTCTCAATTAGGTTTAGAAGCTGATTGCCTATTATTAGGGTATAGAAGTAATCCGTTTCCTTTTATGAAAAAGGCAAAGCTATTTGTTCACACGGCAAGATTTGAAGGTTTACCAACGGTATTGATTGAGAGCATGGTATGTGGCACTCCTGTGGTGGCGATGGATTGCCCGGTGGGGCCTAAGGAAATCTTAGGATATGGAAAGTACGGTGTACTAGTACCACTATTCGATGAAAAAGCCTTTGTTGAAAAAACCTTTGAATTATTACAAAACGAAATGAAGCGACAAACTTATATTCAATCATTGCCTGAAGCTATTATGCCTTTTTCTGAACAAACGATTACGAATAAATTGGATAGCTTGTTAAACCAAATTTTAGGTTAAAAATAGAGAAATTGATGAAAAAAAGTAAGGGGATTAACCCTAAATATTACGTTGATTGTTTTAAGTGATAAATTTATCGGTACGAATAAGGAATAAACTTTAGTGTAATCAAAAAGGAAGTCGTTCGACTTCCTTTATAGTGTTGCTTTGATTATTTCTGACGCATTGCCGGGAATAAAATGACATCGCGGATAGATGCTGCATTTGCAAATAACATAGCGAGGCGATCGATGCCTAAGCCTTCGCCGGCGGTTGGCGGTAAGCCGTGTTCAAGGGCGACTACAAAGTCTTCATCTTTAAACATCGCTTCATCATCACCGGCTTCTTTTGCGGCAACCTGCGCATCAAAACGTTCGTTTTGATCTTCGGCATCGTTAAGTTCTGAGAAACCGTTACCGATTTCACGACCACCAATAAACAATTCAAAACGATCCGTTACATCAGGGTTTTCATCATTACGGCGTGCTAATGGCGAAATCTCTGCCGGATGAGCCATTAAGAAAGTCGGTTGAATTAAGTGATGTTCCGCTACTTCTTCAAAGATTGCATTTACAATGCCGCCTAAGCCCCAAGATTTTTGTACTTCAATACCTAAACGTTCTGCAGTGGCTTTTGCGCGATCAAAATCATATAAATCTTCTTTTACGATACCTTTATCCGCTCCGTATTTGATGGTTGCATCGTGTAAAGTGATACGTTCAAAGGGTTTACCGAAGTCAAATTCATATTCACCATATTTCACGATAGTCGTGCCAAGAATATCAAGTGCAAGTTTGCGTAATAATTCTTCCGTGTTATCCATTAAATCGTGATAATCCGCGTATGCCTGATAGTATTCAAGCATAGTAAATTCAGGATTATGTCTCACCGAGACGCCTTCATTGCGGAAGTTACGGTTTAATTCAAATACACGCTCAAAGCCGCCGACAACCAAACGTTTTAAATAAAGTTCAGGGGCAATACGTAAATACATATCCACGTCAAGTGCGTTATGATGAGTGATGAAAGGACGGGCGGAAGCGCCACCGGGAATTACCTGTAACATTGGGGTTTCTACTTCCATAAAGCCTTTGGAAATAAAATATTCACGGATACCGGCCACGACTTTAGAGCGAATGATAAAAGTGCGGCGGGACTCTTCGTTAGAAATTAAATCCAAATAGCGTTGGCGATAGCGTACTTCTTGATCGGTTAAACCGTGGAACTTATTCGGCAGAGGGCGAAGTGCTTTGGTTAAAAGCTGAACTTCGGTGGTTTTTACAGTAAGTTCATCCGTTTTGGTTTTGAAAAGGGTGCCTTTTACACCGATAATATCGCCGAGATCCCAATGGCTAACATCTTCTTTATAGACATTTTCAGGCAGATTATCACGTGCGACATAAAGCTGGATTTTGCCGCTCATATCTTGAATAGTGATAAAGGTTGCTTTCCCCATTGTTCGGCGTGTCATAATACGGCCTGCTACCTGTACTTCAATTGCTTTTTCTTTTAGTGCCTCGCTTTCCTCAGAATCGTATTTGTCGTGTAAATCTTGAGCAAGCGCATCACGGCGGAATGTATTCGGGAAAGCATTACCTTTTGCTCGTAATGCGGCGAGTTTTTCTCGGCGAACAAGCATTTCGCCATTGAGATCCAATTCTTTTACTTCTTGTTCTGACATTTTTGTTACCTTCATTTTTACTTTAAAATCTATTAAAAAAATAACCGCACTTTGTGATTATTTTTTACAGGGGAGAGGGGGGAAACGCAATTTCATATATATTTACAGCCCGGCTTTTAAGCTCGCTTCAATAAAATGATCCAAATCACCGTCTAACACCGCTTGAGTATTGCGGTTTTCTACGCCGGTGCGTAAATCTTTAATACGCGAGTCGTCCAACACATAGGAACGAATTTGACTGCCCCAGCCGATATCGGATTTATTTTCTTCCATGGCTTGTTTATCGGCATTTTTCTTTTGTAATTCAAGTTCATACAATTTTGCTTTTAATTGCTTCATTGCTTGATCTTTATTTTTGTGTTGGGAACGATCATTTTGACATTGTACGACAATGCCACTTGGCATATGGGTAATCCGAACGGCGCTTTCCGTTTTATTTACGTGCTGACCGCCGGCACCGGAGGCGCGGTAAACATCAATGCGTAAATCTGCCGGATTGATTTCAATATCAATATCGTCATCAATTTCAGGATAAACAAAGGCGGCACTGAAAGAAGTGTGGCGACGGTTATTGGAATCAAAAGGGCTTTTACGCACTAAACGATGAATGCCGGTTTCCGTACGCAACCAACCGAAAGCATATTCTCCGCTGACTTTAACAGTCGCGGATTTCAAGCCGGCTACATCGCCGTCCGAGACTTCCATTAATTCGGTTTTGAAACCTTTACTTTCAGCCCAGCGCAAGTACATTCGCAACAGCATTTCCGTCCAATCTTGCGCTTCCGTACCGCCGGAGCCGGCTTGTAAATCAATATAGCAATCCGCACTGTCGTGTTCTCCGCTGAACATTCGGCGAAATTCCAGTTTTTCAAGCTGTTGCTCAAGCTCTTCCAGTTCAGCTATGGTTTCGTTAAAGGTTTCTTCATCTTCCGCTTCAATAGCAAGCTCCAACAGACCGTCAACGTCTTTTAACCCCTGTTCAAGATTTTTGATGGTATTGACAACTTGTTCAAGCGAGACACGTTCTTTACCTAAGGCTTGTGCTTTCTCCGGGGCATTCCATACATCCGGTTGCTCTAATTCTGCATTAACCTCTTCTAAACGTTCGACTTTCGCTTCAAAGTCAAAGATACCCCCGAAGCACGAAAGTGCGGTCGGAAAGGTCGGTGATTTTATTTTTTATGGGATTAATTTCAAACATAAATAGAAACGCAATGTTATAAAATATTATAAGTTGTGGGATTATAAGCTATTTTCTAATTTTTGGGTAGTTGGGCTTGCGCAAATTTGCAATCTCTTTATAATTCCAAACTTTCTTAGTTTAGAAAATTTAGGAACAAAAAATGAAGAAAATTTTAACCGCACTTTTATGCGCCGTTTCAGTTAACGCAATGGCGGATGATGCCGCTATTAAGAATAGACTGCAAGCACTTGGTGCGAAAAACGTAGAAGTAAAAAACTCCCCGATTTCAGGTATTAAAACCGCGGTAACCGATGAAGGTATTATTTATGTGACCGAAGATGGTAAATATGCTTTTCAAGGTAAACTTTATGAATTAACCAATAAAGGGCCTGTGGATGTTGCCGGTAAGTTATTGATGGATAAACTTAATTCATACAAAAATGAAATGATTGTTTATCCGGCAAAAAATGAAAAGCATGTCGTGACCGTTTTTATGGATATTACCTGTCATTATTGCCATTTGTTACATAAGCAGTTAAAAGAATATAATGATCTTGGTATCACCGTGCGTTATTTAGCCTTTCCTCGCGGTGGTATGAAAACGCAAACGGCAAAACAGATGGAAGCGATTTGGACGGCGAAAGATCCGGTTTTCGCTTTAAATGAAGCGGAAAAAGGTAATTTACCGAAAGAAGTAAAAACACCGAATATGGTGAAAAAACATTACGAATTGGGTATTCAATTCGGTGTAAACGGTACGCCAAGTATTATTACTTCAAGCGGTGAACTCATCGGCGGATATTTAAAACCGGCGGATTTATTGTCTGCGTTAGAAGGATAGTATTTAAAGTGGGCTTATTGCCCGCTGTTTTTAACGGTATTATGTAGCCCGTTGCACAAAATATGATTGTGGTATGTAAAGTGGGGACACAGTGCTTATTGTTCGGGTTCTTTATTTAGTTTATTAATTGTTGTGAACAAACTCATCAAACGTCGTGAAATTCCGGCAGGAAATTTTGTTTCAGAAAATCCGTTGCTGGATCGTCTTTATCGTGCACGCCATATAAAAAACACTCAAGAATTAGACCGCACTTTAAAATCAATGTTGAATCCGGCCCGGCTATACGGCGTTACTCAAGCCGTAGAATTGCTGGTGTCGGCTTATCAACAGCAACGGAAAATAGTGATTGTCGGCGATTTTGATGCGGATGGCGCAACAAGCACGGCATTGAGCGTGCTTGCTCTCCGTCAGTTGGGTTTTACCGATGTTGATTATCTTGTGCCTAATCGCTTTGAGCAAGGTTATGGCTTAAGTATTCCCGTGGCGGAAATGGCGATTGAAAAAGGCGTTCAGTTATTGATGACGGTAGATAACGGCGTTTCCTCTTTTGAAGGTGTCGAATTTTTAAAAGCGCGAGGTGTGCAGGTTTTGGTCACAGATCACCATTTACCTTCGGAAATTTTGCCGCCTGCCGATGCGATAGTGAATCCGAATTTGAGTCAATGCGATTTCCCTTCAAAATCCTTGGCTGGCGTAGGGGTTGCTTTTTATCTTATGCTTGCCGTGCGGGCTAAATTTCGAGAGATCGGCGTTTTTACGGAAAAAACGCAACCCAATTTTACCGAATTGCTCGATCTTGTCGCACTTGGTACGATTGCCGATGTCGTACCGCTCGATCAAAATAATCGCATTTTGGCACATCAAGGATTAATGCGTATTCGTGCCAAACATTGTCGCCCGGGAATTGTCGCTTTAGCGGAAGTGGCAAACCGTAATATTGAACAATGCTCAGCCGGGGATCTCGGCTTTTCTATTGCTCCCCGTTTAAATGCGGCAGGGCGATTGGATAATATGTCCCTTGGTGTGGAACTGTTACTCGCCGAAAATATGCAAAGGGCGCGCGAATTGGCTTTAGATCTCGATCAGCTAAACCAAACCCGTAAAGAAATTGAAGCGGGAATGAAACTTGAGGCCTTAGAAATTTGCCGAAATTTGACCGCACTTTTCAAGGAATTACCCATCGGTATTGCGCTTTATCAAGCGGATTGGCATCAAGGCGTGTTGGGGATTGTTTCCTCTCGAATTAAAGATCAATATCATCGACCGGTCATTGCGTTTGCACAAGATGAAGCGGGCGTGTTGAAAGGTTCGGCACGTTCTATCGAAGGTTTACACATTCGGGATCTGTTGGAAAGAATTCATTCTCAATATCCCGATATGATCCTAAAATTTGGCGGCCATGCAATGGCGGCAGGGCTGAGCATTCGTGAAGAGCGCTTTGGAGAATTTCAGCAAATTTTTAATCAAACCGTTATGAAATGGTTGGACGAAGAACGTCTACAAGGTGTGATTTGGACTGATGGCGAGCTGAACTCAAGTGAGTTTACGCTTGATACGGCTGAACAACTAAAGGCAGCAGGGCCTTGGGGACAGGGATTTCCCGAACCTTCTTTTGACGGGGAATTTAAAATTTTGGAACAGCGGGTAGTGGGGGCAAGCCGTAATCATCTAAAAATGTTGGTTGAACCGAAATCAGGCGGACCGCTTTTAGATGCCATTGCTTTTAATATTGACACTCGCTGCTATCCGGAT includes these proteins:
- the ilvN gene encoding acetolactate synthase small subunit: MRRILSVLLENESGALSRVVGLFSQRAFNIESLTVAPTDDPTLSRMTIEAVGDEQVLEQIEKQLHKLVDVFKVISLSEHEHVEREVMLLKVRATGQSRDEIKRLADIFRGQIVDVTPKSYTIQLTGTKDKLDAFVAAVKEETTLLEIVRSGLISLSRGEKNML
- a CDS encoding glycosyltransferase, translating into MKNLLVVSTSPIMCGVQVVLAEYLNILNQYEQYHIDLVYMMNRGDFKLNEIPKEIDIHQLITPIETEFLIYIGETLDTRDLAHEKRAYYQSWRNALIQKLNQGLLEKINSKLYQAIIVFNNERASFDHFLEKFDINSKIPVIRWVHSYVDFTYWNEHNRYVLNKYQHIFGICDEMQTAISAKLAEIGVTQTQVHSLYNPVKIENIKEKAKQYCIEDSELLTDDFIVEVCRLDEGQKNLIQLINIFSTLKQKGVKEKLYIIGDGPSKALLQQHISQLGLEADCLLLGYRSNPFPFMKKAKLFVHTARFEGLPTVLIESMVCGTPVVAMDCPVGPKEILGYGKYGVLVPLFDEKAFVEKTFELLQNEMKRQTYIQSLPEAIMPFSEQTITNKLDSLLNQILG
- the lysS gene encoding lysine--tRNA ligase, with translation MSEQEVKELDLNGEMLVRREKLAALRAKGNAFPNTFRRDALAQDLHDKYDSEESEALKEKAIEVQVAGRIMTRRTMGKATFITIQDMSGKIQLYVARDNLPENVYKEDVSHWDLGDIIGVKGTLFKTKTDELTVKTTEVQLLTKALRPLPNKFHGLTDQEVRYRQRYLDLISNEESRRTFIIRSKVVAGIREYFISKGFMEVETPMLQVIPGGASARPFITHHNALDVDMYLRIAPELYLKRLVVGGFERVFELNRNFRNEGVSVRHNPEFTMLEYYQAYADYHDLMDNTEELLRKLALDILGTTIVKYGEYEFDFGKPFERITLHDATIKYGADKGIVKEDLYDFDRAKATAERLGIEVQKSWGLGGIVNAIFEEVAEHHLIQPTFLMAHPAEISPLARRNDENPDVTDRFELFIGGREIGNGFSELNDAEDQNERFDAQVAAKEAGDDEAMFKDEDFVVALEHGLPPTAGEGLGIDRLAMLFANAASIRDVILFPAMRQK
- the prfB gene encoding peptide chain release factor 2 (programmed frameshift), encoding MFEINPIKNKITDLSDRTFVLRGYLDFEAKVERLEEVNAELEQPDVWNAPEKAQALGKERVSLEQVVNTIKNLEQGLKDVDGLLELAIEAEDEETFNETIAELEELEQQLEKLEFRRMFSGEHDSADCYIDLQAGSGGTEAQDWTEMLLRMYLRWAESKGFKTELMEVSDGDVAGLKSATVKVSGEYAFGWLRTETGIHRLVRKSPFDSNNRRHTSFSAAFVYPEIDDDIDIEINPADLRIDVYRASGAGGQHVNKTESAVRITHMPSGIVVQCQNDRSQHKNKDQAMKQLKAKLYELELQKKNADKQAMEENKSDIGWGSQIRSYVLDDSRIKDLRTGVENRNTQAVLDGDLDHFIEASLKAGL
- the dsbC gene encoding bifunctional protein-disulfide isomerase/oxidoreductase DsbC translates to MKKILTALLCAVSVNAMADDAAIKNRLQALGAKNVEVKNSPISGIKTAVTDEGIIYVTEDGKYAFQGKLYELTNKGPVDVAGKLLMDKLNSYKNEMIVYPAKNEKHVVTVFMDITCHYCHLLHKQLKEYNDLGITVRYLAFPRGGMKTQTAKQMEAIWTAKDPVFALNEAEKGNLPKEVKTPNMVKKHYELGIQFGVNGTPSIITSSGELIGGYLKPADLLSALEG
- the recJ gene encoding single-stranded-DNA-specific exonuclease RecJ, with translation MNKLIKRREIPAGNFVSENPLLDRLYRARHIKNTQELDRTLKSMLNPARLYGVTQAVELLVSAYQQQRKIVIVGDFDADGATSTALSVLALRQLGFTDVDYLVPNRFEQGYGLSIPVAEMAIEKGVQLLMTVDNGVSSFEGVEFLKARGVQVLVTDHHLPSEILPPADAIVNPNLSQCDFPSKSLAGVGVAFYLMLAVRAKFREIGVFTEKTQPNFTELLDLVALGTIADVVPLDQNNRILAHQGLMRIRAKHCRPGIVALAEVANRNIEQCSAGDLGFSIAPRLNAAGRLDNMSLGVELLLAENMQRARELALDLDQLNQTRKEIEAGMKLEALEICRNLTALFKELPIGIALYQADWHQGVLGIVSSRIKDQYHRPVIAFAQDEAGVLKGSARSIEGLHIRDLLERIHSQYPDMILKFGGHAMAAGLSIREERFGEFQQIFNQTVMKWLDEERLQGVIWTDGELNSSEFTLDTAEQLKAAGPWGQGFPEPSFDGEFKILEQRVVGASRNHLKMLVEPKSGGPLLDAIAFNIDTRCYPDLSIKQARLAYKLDINEFRGNRCVQLLIDYIEPIDE